CAAGCCCACACTCAGCCCCAGACCATTCCAGCCCTGAAAGCGCAAGGCCAGAAACTTGCTGCCGCTGATCCGCTCCGGCTGGTCGTGGTGGCGCTGGAGCAGACGCATCAACTGCACCCCCGCAGGAAGACCGAGAGCGCTCAATAAAACCGTCGGAGGCCAGTCCCCGTGCAGCACGGGCACCCACTCCAAAGCGAGCGTCAAGGCCACAAACCAGGGCACCAGTGCCGCCGCCCGGCGCGTGCCAAGACGCACCACCGGCGAGCGTTTGCCGTGGGCCGCATCCTCTTCCACCTGATGGAAATGGGAACAGAACAACACCAGGGTGGTCGCCAGGGCAGGGCCTGCCCCCAACATCCAAGCGGTACCCCATGGGATCGACTCAGCCCCCCTGGGCTGCAACACCAACAGGGCCGCAGCGGTGGCGAACGGACCAAACGCCAGCCAGCACAGGGGCTCACCCAAGCCGCGGTAGCCCAAGCGAAACGGAGGACCCTGGTACACGTAGCCCAGGCCGCAACACACCAACACCAGGCCCAACACCGCCCAGGTGCTGTTCCAGGCCAGCAACGCCATCAACAGCAACCCCACCACCAAGGCGGCGGAC
The Synechococcus sp. PROS-U-1 DNA segment above includes these coding regions:
- the menA gene encoding 2-carboxy-1,4-naphthoquinone phytyltransferase, with amino-acid sequence MSEPQAVASRYADRRRLWKAAIKWPMYSVAVMPVLVAAGWHFGVEGSLRWLQLGGFWLAAILLLLWENLSNDVFDAATGVDASGKPHSVVNLTGRRDRVAQGASAALVVGLLLMALLAWNSTWAVLGLVLVCCGLGYVYQGPPFRLGYRGLGEPLCWLAFGPFATAAALLVLQPRGAESIPWGTAWMLGAGPALATTLVLFCSHFHQVEEDAAHGKRSPVVRLGTRRAAALVPWFVALTLALEWVPVLHGDWPPTVLLSALGLPAGVQLMRLLQRHHDQPERISGSKFLALRFQGWNGLGLSVGLALARVWTGG